From the Panthera leo isolate Ple1 chromosome C1, P.leo_Ple1_pat1.1, whole genome shotgun sequence genome, one window contains:
- the EEF1B2 gene encoding elongation factor 1-beta, whose product MGFGDLKTPAGLQVLNDYLADKSYIEGYVPSQADVVVFEAVSGPPPADLYHALRWYNHIKSYEKEKASLPGVKKALGKYGPANVEDTTGSGATDSKDDDDIDLFGSDDEEESEEAKRLREERLAQYESKKAKKPALVAKSSILLDVKPWDDETDMAKLEECVRSIQADGLVWGSSKLVPVGYGIKKLQIQCVVEDDKVGTDMLEERITAFEDYVQSMDVAAFNKI is encoded by the exons ATGGGTTTTGGAGACCTGAAAACCCCCGCCGGCCTCCAAGTGCTCAACGACTACCTGGCGGACAAGAGCTACATCGAGGG GTATGTGCCATCACAAGCAGACGTGGTGGTATTTGAAGCAGTCTCCGGCCCCCCACCTGCCGACCTGTATCATGCCCTACGTTGGTATAATCACATCAAGTCGTACGAAAAGGAAAAGGCCAG CCTTCCAGGAGTGAAGAAGGCTTTGGGCAAGTATGGCCCTGCCAACGTGGAAGACACCACAGGAAGTGGAGCTACAGACAGTAAAGACGATGATGATATTGATCTCTTTGGTTCTGATGATGAGGAG gaAAGTGAAGAAGCAAAGCGGCTAAGAGAGGAACGCCTTGCACAATATGAGTCAAAGAAAGCCAAAA AACCTGCGCTTGTTGCCAAGTCTTCCATCTTACTAGATGTGAAACCTTGGGACGATGAGACAGATATGGCAAAACTAGAGGAGTGCGTCCGGAGCATTCAAGCAGACGGCTTGGTTTGGGGCTCTT CTAAACTAGTTCCAGTGGGGTATGGAATCAAAAAACTTCAAATACAGTGTGTAGTGGAAGATGATAAAGTTGGAACAGATATGCTGGAGGAGCGGATCACTGCTTTTGAGGACTATGTGCAGTCCATGGACGTGGCTGCTTTTAATAAGATCTAA